In Dysidea avara chromosome 3, odDysAvar1.4, whole genome shotgun sequence, a single window of DNA contains:
- the LOC136249179 gene encoding cilia- and flagella-associated protein 157-like — translation MTEYVESHRQLQVATGEIEKLKLAVVEREQQIAHLGKTAEEIRSTCEERTNSLQSVVQELTALHEVLTKERTEHELVVKGLKQELLATNNRMLQELELARKYLSQISEDNELATTKKTHSQRLARMKALQTEYKLVVEQLKTYETEK, via the exons ATGACGGAG TACGTCGAGTCACATAGACAACTTCAAGTAGCTACAGGAGAGATAGAGAAACTCAAACTTGCAGTTGTAGAGCGAGAACAACAAATTGCTCATCTTGG taaGACAGCTGAGGAGATTCGTTCAACTTGTGAAGAGAGAACCAACTCACTACAATCAG TTGTACAGGAACTGACTGCACTGCATGAAGTTCTCACTAAAGAGAGAACTGAACATGAACTGGTAGTAAAGGGACTGAAACAAGAACTGTTAGCCACTAACAATAG AATGTTACAAGAGCTGGAGTTAGCACGGAAATACTTGTCTCAAATATCTGAG GATAATGAATTGGCTACCACAAAAAAAACTCACAGTCAGCGACTAGCCAGAATGAAAGCCTTACAAACTGAGTACAAGCTGGTGGTGGAACAATTGAAGACTTATGAAACAGAAAAGTAA
- the LOC136249177 gene encoding centlein-like, with amino-acid sequence MDTTLVEENRLLAEELAKCKADKEFVWSLWKQLQSESPDLTSAVDTAISREKSKYETQIEKVVKMVQKKDREISSLKQIIRSQDEKLLETEVLETKIRADANQQNEIVRELEDRVAVLTTIVAETEQQKKSNVEREQRWAIEVKKLTEKVSELEQERQLTLRSCEDQGNELKVHKSQCEKLDQRISELSTECAEQVKTYNELKERLQCKEKEMANLQQSLTQKDGQLHNLGGQFQKVLQEFKGCESQLKAAQSELEVKRNEVTEVQQQLVLAQQQVIITQQTCSQLEGYVESHRQLQVATGEIEKLKLAVVEQEQQVTHHSKISEEIRSTCEERTNSLQSVVQELTALHEVLTKERTEHELVVKGLKQELLATNNRMLQELELAQKHLSPISESTMSPTGPHISAAPSQEASRLTELLVMTEKELFNTKALLEAKDNELATTRKAHSQRLARMKALQTEYKLVVEQLKTYETEKSPSQKPRNIGRSVGNHKGKSPQSGDTLWSQLTIYKTQMETLNKKLSQAEEEKDKMQVQLSREQTASAELQARLESEKDELSKKLTSLNATVITTAEEERKKTQEMESLISSLQQEKNNLVTTHRTMEKKYYELQEEMARTKSALLLAQAKEKESAISPASTVERCNNAVQTDHHHTAIGHTQTDTSIESDTTISSHPHKGQFHIRSLSDSHLQHHDSQRTEDSFTSQPSNDSGTLTADKPTSIQQKQSRIVTGSSSGNEVGKRSSRVVMVDTGVQCSCEEHQSLTSRRSQLNQQLASKLRRENKSLRHRLATLSKQVEVLNSSKQSLSRAVQQEKEQCEVLKTEATASSDKLQHYKMTVQSLNEEIKQLCEERDTAKQRYGLLETIKVKAASVSVDKDTSGRTEADWKNLEQRMKSILEKYSAHNITIQELQKQLHDKMDECNHIQERLQHCERDVRQKRTLIENLRSRLRTEKFSHSDWEDTKLNLQQEIAVLTERSTQQRHQIDNIKKQLNREQHEKEHYRVVSTRCAEELTVALQRVEECQVELKYKDATSAAVNSNLHKATQELHAIHQHQMSQISCQLKQKDSIIKEFHNFTKELALELTRLVESHKGNVGDSDDVLTIRARKIALSTLNLSASEFEQFVTEAELDKPPPSKKVMQQINEAMNSKVPFSAKLVKLFMKVIENVC; translated from the exons AGAAAAGAGCAAGTATGAGACACAGATTGAGAAGGTGGTAAAAATGGTTCAAAAGAAGGACAGAGAGATATCAAGCTTGAAACAA ATAATCAGATCCCAAGATGAGAAATTGCTTGAAACTGAAGTTTTGGAGACTAAAATACGAGCGGATGCTAATCAACAAAATGAAATAGTTAGAGAG CTGGAGGATAGGGTAGCAGTATTAACAACTATTGTAGCTGAGACTGAACAGCAGAAGAAGTCAAATGTGGAGAGAGAACAGA GATGGGCAATAGAGGTGAAGAAATTGACAGAGAAGGTGTCAGAGTTGGAACAGGAGAGACAACTAACTCTACGGTCATGTGAGGATCAAGGGAATGAACTGAAG GTGCACAAGTCTCAGTGTGAAAAACTAGATCAGAGAATATCAGAGCTATCCACTGAA TGTGCTGAGCAAGTGAAGACTTATAATGAGCTTAAGGAGCGGTTGCAGTGTAAAGAAAAGGAGATGGCAAATCTGCAGCAGTCGCTGACACAGAAGGATGGGCAGCTTCATAATCTTGG TGGACAGTTTCAGAAAGTGTTACAAGAGTTTAAAGGATGTGAGAGTCAGTTAAAGGCGGCACAGTCAG AATTGGAGGTGAAGAGGAATGAGGTGACGGAGGTACAGCAACAACTGGTGTTAGCTCAACAACAAGTGATCATCACACAACAAACGTGTTCCCAGTTAGAAGGG TACGTCGAGTCACATAGACAACTTCAAGTAGCTACAGGAGAGATAGAGAAACTCAAACTTGCAGTTGTAGAGCAAGAGCAACAAGTTACTCACCATAG taaGATATCTGAGGAGATTCGTTCAACTTGTGAAGAGAGAACCAACTCACTACAATCAG TTGTACAGGAACTGACTGCACTGCATGAGGTTCTCACTAAAGAGAGAACTGAACATGAGCTGGTAGTGAAGGGACTGAAACAAGAGCTGTTAGCCACTAACAATAG AATGTTACAAGAGCTAGAGTTAGCACAGAAACACTTGTCTCCAATATCTGAG tcAACTATGTCCCCGACTGGACCACACATTTCAGCTGCCCCTAGCCAGGAGGCTAGCAGACTAACTGAGCTGCTAGTGATGACAGAGAAAGAGCTGTTCAACACCAAGGCTCTTCTAGAAGCTAAA GATAATGAATTGGCTACCACAAGAAAGGCTCACAGTCAGCGACTAGCCAGAATGAAAGCCTTACAAACTGAGTACAAGCTGGTGGTGGAACAATTGAAGACTTATGAAACAGAAAA GTCACCATCACAGAAGCCACGTAACATTGGAAGATCAGTGGGGAATCACAAAGGGAAATCCCCACAATCAGGTGATACATTGTGGAGTCAACTGACCATTTACAAAACACAAATGGAAACCCTTAACAAGAAGCT AAGCCAAGCTGAAGAGGAGAAAGATAAGATGCAGGTGCAACTATCCCGAGAACAAACTGCTAGTGCAGAGTTGCAGGCTCGGCTTGAATCAGAGAAAGATG AGTTGTCCAAAAAGTTGACTTCTCTCAATGCTACAGTCATCACTACTGCAGAGGAAGAAAGGAAAAAGACTCAG GAGATGGAATCACTAATCAGTTCATTACAACAAGAAAAAAATAACCTTGTTACAACACACAG GACTATGGAGAAGAAGTATTATGAGTTACAGGAAGAAATGGCCAGGACTAAGAGTGCATTACTGCTGGCACAGGCTAAAGAAAAAGAGTCTGCCATCAGCCCTGCCAGCACAGTGGAGAGATGTAACAATGCGGTTCAGACAGATCATCACCACACAGCTATAGGACACACGCAGACTGACACTAGCATAGAAAGTGATACTACAATTAGCTCACATCCACACAAAGGACAGTTCCATATTAGATCTCTGTCTGACTCACACCTACAACATCATGATTCTCAGAGAACAGAAGACTCATTTACATCACAACCATCCAATGACAGTGGGACTCTAACTGCTGACAAGCCTACCAGCATACAGCAAAAGCAGTCCAGAATTGTTACTGGTTCCAGTAGTGGTAATGAAGTAGGCAAAAGAAGTTCACGAGTTGTAATGGTGGATACAGGAGTTCAGTGTTCTTGTGAAGAGCATCAATCACTTACAAGTAGACGAAGTCAGTTAAATCAACAATTAGCTAGTAAACTGCGAAGAGAAAACAAGAGCCTGAGGCATCGATTAGCCACATTGTCAAAACAGGTGGAAGTACTCAACTCCTCTAAGCAGTCACTTTCTCGTGCTGTACAGCAAGAGAAGGAACAGTGTGAAGTGTTGAAAACAGAAGCAACAGCAAGCAGTGATAAACTTCAACATTACAAGATGACAGTGCAATCACTGAATGAAGAAATAAAACAGTTATGTGAAGAACGAGACACAGCAAAACAACGCTACGGCCTTCTGGAAACAATCAAAGTAAAAGCTGCAAGTGTGAGTGTAGATAAGGACACAAGTGGACGCACAGAGGCTGACTGGAAAAATCTGGAACAGCGTATGAAG TCTATTTTAGAGAAGTACTCAGCTCATAACATAACCATTCAAGAACTACAGAAGCAGTTGCATGATAAGATGGATGAGTGCAATCATATACAAGAGAG ATTGCAACATTGTGAGAGGGATGTTCGCCAGAAGAGGACTCTGATTGAAAACTTGAGGAGCCGATTAAGAACAGAAAAGTTTTCACATTCTGATTGGGAAGACACAAAG CTTAATCTTCAGCAAGAAATTGCTGTACTTACAGAGAGGAGTACTCAACAAAGACATCAG ATAGACAACATAAAGAAGCAACTAAACAGAGAACAACACGAGAAAGAGCATTACCGTGTTGTGAGTACTAGATGTGCAGAAGAGCTGACGGTTGCT TTGCAAAGGGTGGAAGAGTGTCAAGTAGAACTGAAGTATAAGGATGCCACTTCAGCTGCAGTTAATAGCAACCTACACAAAGCAACACAAGAACTACATGCTATTCATCAACATCAGATGTCACAAATCAGTTGTCAGCTAAAACAAAAAGATTCCATTATTAAAGAGTTCCATAACTTCACTAag GAACTGGCATTGGAGCTAACAAGGCTAGTAGAATCACACAAAGGAAATGTGGGCGACTCTGACGATGTACTGACCATCAGAGCCAGAAAAATAGCATTGTCTACTTTAAACTTGTCAGCTAGTGAATTTGAACAATTTGTAACTGAAGCTGAGCTGGATAAG CCACCACCAAGTAAGAAAGTGATGCAGCAAATTAATGAAGCTATGAATTCTAAA GTTCCATTTTCTGCTAAATTAGTTAAACTGTTCATGAAAgtaatagaaaatgtatgctAG